In Sorghum bicolor cultivar BTx623 chromosome 8, Sorghum_bicolor_NCBIv3, whole genome shotgun sequence, one genomic interval encodes:
- the LOC8074842 gene encoding BTB/POZ domain-containing protein At3g08570 isoform X1: MGMGSDAAAVLFPFSTTTTTTSPRLCGTAVSSHRRIFSDVAEDVTVSVDGQSFLLHKFPLVSRCGRVRKMVVDSKDPDLLKLELVNVPGGAFAFELAAKFCYGSNFEITTGNVAHLRCVAEYLEMTEDYQEENLIFRTETYLNEIVLKNLDKSLEVLCKCDGLDPVVEEVGLVDRCVDAIAVNASKEQLVSGLAHLECDVGSAKLRMHCQDWWVEDLSALRIDHYRRVIAAMRRNGVRPESIGTSITHYAQTSLKGVERRHVWDSGPFVGDSQRMIVETLIDLLATENITTVTLSFLFGMLRMAIEVDASLDCRIEVEKRIGLQLEMASLDDLLIPSTQTSDSMFDVDTVHRILVNFLQRIDEDSSGELSPCGYDSDGLKSPSHSSVLKVGRLMDGYLAEVAPDPYLKLQKFMALIELLPDYARIVDDGLYRAIDIYLKAHPSLTESECKKLCKLIDCQKLSQDASSHAAQNDRLPIQMVVRVLYFEQLRLKSSFSGGGSGCVSGLGLGADGSLSQRFVCSSSGVPSSCVSPQRDNYASLRRENRELKLEISRMRVRLTELEREQGLMKQQGRMRGGDGGGRHGGEQGRAFLASLSRGFGRITMFGVGGGPAAADRRRKKSGGRSSQCSDGKARRRHKASFAYD; the protein is encoded by the exons ATGGGGATGGGCAGCGACGCTGCCGCCGTGTTGTTCCCCTTctctaccaccaccaccaccacgtcgCCGCGGCTCTGCGGCACCGCCGTCAGTAGTCACAGGAG GATATTTTCAGATGTCGCTGAGGATGTGACCGTATCGGTGGATGGACAGTCGTTTCTCCTGCACAAG TTCCCTTTAGTATCTCGGTGTGGACGAGTACGGAAAATGGTAGTGGACTCCAAGGACCCAGATCTCCTAAAGCTGGAGCTTGTAAATGTACCAGGGGGAGCTTTTGCATTCGAACTTGCTGCCAAGTTCTGTTACGGTAGCAATTTCGAAATAACCACGGGAAATGTGGCCCATCTGCGATGCGTTGCAGAGTACTTGGAAATGACGGAGGACTATCAAGAGGAGAACCTCATTTTCAGGACAGAGACGTACTTGAACGAGATCGTGCTCAAGAACCTCGATAAATCCCTGGAAGtcctttgtaaatgtgatgGATTGGACCCAGTAGTGGAGGAAGTCGGGCTTGTTGATAGGTGTGTCGATGCAATCGCGGTGAATGCAAGTAAGGAGCAGCTGGTTTCAGGTTTGGCTCACTTGGAATGTGATGTGGGATCTGCAAAGCTGCGTATGCACTGCCAGGATTGGTGGGTTGAAGACCTTTCTGCATTGAGAATTGACCACTATCGGCGTGTGATTGCTGCAATGAGAAGAAATGGGGTCAGGCCTGAGAGTATTGGCACCTCTATTACTCACTATGCCCAAACATCACTCAAGGGTGTCGAAAGACGACATGTATGGGACTCAGGTCCCTTTGTCGGAGACAGTCAAAGAATGATTGTTGAGACACTCATCGATCTGTTAGCGACTGAAAATATTACAACGGTTACTTTATCCTTCCTGTTTGGCATGCTGAGAATGGCAATTGAAGTTGATGCAAGCCTAGACTGCAGAATCGAAGTCGAGAAAAGGATTGGCCTTCAGCTGGAGATGGCATCACTAGATGATCTGCTGATCCCCTCCACGCAAACAAGTGACTCGATGTTTGACGTTGACACTGTCCACCGTATATTGGTGAACTTCTTGCAGAGGATAGACGAAGATAGTTCAGGAGAGTTGTCACCTTGTGGATATGACTCTGACGGACTCAAGTCTCCAAGCCACAGTTCAGTCCTGAAGGTTGGAAGACTAATGGATGGTTATCTTGCAGAGGTAGCACCAGATCCCTATCTGAAACTGCAGAAGTTCATGGCTCTGATTGAACTGTTGCCAGATTATGCACGCATTGTTGATGATGGACTCTATCGTGCCATCGACATATACCTGAAG gcgCATCCATCTCTGACGGAGTCGGAGTGCAAGAAGCTGTGCAAGCTGATCGACTGCCAGAAGCTGTCGCAGGACGCGTCGAGCCACGCGGCGCAGAACGACCGGCTGCCGATCCAGATGGTGGTGCGCGTGCTCTACTTCGAGCAGCTCCGCCTCAAGTCGTCCTTCTCAGGCGGCGGGTCCGGGTGCGTGAGCGGCCTCGGGCTGGGCGCCGACGGGTCCCTGTCGCAGCGGTTCGTGTGCAGCAGCAGCGGCGTGCCGAGCTCGTGCGTGTCGCCGCAGCGGGACAACTACGCGTCGCTGCGGCGGGAGAACCGGGAGCTGAAGCTGGAGATCTCGCGGATGCGGGTGCGGCTGACGGAGCTGGAGCGGGAGCAGGGGCTGATGAAGCAGCAAGGGAGGATGCGCGGCGGGGACGGCGGCGGGCGGCACGGCGGGGAGCAGGGCCGCGCGTTCCTCGCGTCGCTGTCGAGGGGCTTCGGCCGCATCACCATgttcggcgtcggcggcgggcccgcggcggcggacaggagaaggaagaagagcGGCGGCAGGAGCTCCCAGTGCTCCGACGGCAAGGCTCGCAGGCGGCACAAGGCGTCCTTCGCCTACGACTGA
- the LOC8074842 gene encoding BTB/POZ domain-containing protein At3g08570 isoform X2: MVVDSKDPDLLKLELVNVPGGAFAFELAAKFCYGSNFEITTGNVAHLRCVAEYLEMTEDYQEENLIFRTETYLNEIVLKNLDKSLEVLCKCDGLDPVVEEVGLVDRCVDAIAVNASKEQLVSGLAHLECDVGSAKLRMHCQDWWVEDLSALRIDHYRRVIAAMRRNGVRPESIGTSITHYAQTSLKGVERRHVWDSGPFVGDSQRMIVETLIDLLATENITTVTLSFLFGMLRMAIEVDASLDCRIEVEKRIGLQLEMASLDDLLIPSTQTSDSMFDVDTVHRILVNFLQRIDEDSSGELSPCGYDSDGLKSPSHSSVLKVGRLMDGYLAEVAPDPYLKLQKFMALIELLPDYARIVDDGLYRAIDIYLKAHPSLTESECKKLCKLIDCQKLSQDASSHAAQNDRLPIQMVVRVLYFEQLRLKSSFSGGGSGCVSGLGLGADGSLSQRFVCSSSGVPSSCVSPQRDNYASLRRENRELKLEISRMRVRLTELEREQGLMKQQGRMRGGDGGGRHGGEQGRAFLASLSRGFGRITMFGVGGGPAAADRRRKKSGGRSSQCSDGKARRRHKASFAYD, encoded by the exons ATGGTAGTGGACTCCAAGGACCCAGATCTCCTAAAGCTGGAGCTTGTAAATGTACCAGGGGGAGCTTTTGCATTCGAACTTGCTGCCAAGTTCTGTTACGGTAGCAATTTCGAAATAACCACGGGAAATGTGGCCCATCTGCGATGCGTTGCAGAGTACTTGGAAATGACGGAGGACTATCAAGAGGAGAACCTCATTTTCAGGACAGAGACGTACTTGAACGAGATCGTGCTCAAGAACCTCGATAAATCCCTGGAAGtcctttgtaaatgtgatgGATTGGACCCAGTAGTGGAGGAAGTCGGGCTTGTTGATAGGTGTGTCGATGCAATCGCGGTGAATGCAAGTAAGGAGCAGCTGGTTTCAGGTTTGGCTCACTTGGAATGTGATGTGGGATCTGCAAAGCTGCGTATGCACTGCCAGGATTGGTGGGTTGAAGACCTTTCTGCATTGAGAATTGACCACTATCGGCGTGTGATTGCTGCAATGAGAAGAAATGGGGTCAGGCCTGAGAGTATTGGCACCTCTATTACTCACTATGCCCAAACATCACTCAAGGGTGTCGAAAGACGACATGTATGGGACTCAGGTCCCTTTGTCGGAGACAGTCAAAGAATGATTGTTGAGACACTCATCGATCTGTTAGCGACTGAAAATATTACAACGGTTACTTTATCCTTCCTGTTTGGCATGCTGAGAATGGCAATTGAAGTTGATGCAAGCCTAGACTGCAGAATCGAAGTCGAGAAAAGGATTGGCCTTCAGCTGGAGATGGCATCACTAGATGATCTGCTGATCCCCTCCACGCAAACAAGTGACTCGATGTTTGACGTTGACACTGTCCACCGTATATTGGTGAACTTCTTGCAGAGGATAGACGAAGATAGTTCAGGAGAGTTGTCACCTTGTGGATATGACTCTGACGGACTCAAGTCTCCAAGCCACAGTTCAGTCCTGAAGGTTGGAAGACTAATGGATGGTTATCTTGCAGAGGTAGCACCAGATCCCTATCTGAAACTGCAGAAGTTCATGGCTCTGATTGAACTGTTGCCAGATTATGCACGCATTGTTGATGATGGACTCTATCGTGCCATCGACATATACCTGAAG gcgCATCCATCTCTGACGGAGTCGGAGTGCAAGAAGCTGTGCAAGCTGATCGACTGCCAGAAGCTGTCGCAGGACGCGTCGAGCCACGCGGCGCAGAACGACCGGCTGCCGATCCAGATGGTGGTGCGCGTGCTCTACTTCGAGCAGCTCCGCCTCAAGTCGTCCTTCTCAGGCGGCGGGTCCGGGTGCGTGAGCGGCCTCGGGCTGGGCGCCGACGGGTCCCTGTCGCAGCGGTTCGTGTGCAGCAGCAGCGGCGTGCCGAGCTCGTGCGTGTCGCCGCAGCGGGACAACTACGCGTCGCTGCGGCGGGAGAACCGGGAGCTGAAGCTGGAGATCTCGCGGATGCGGGTGCGGCTGACGGAGCTGGAGCGGGAGCAGGGGCTGATGAAGCAGCAAGGGAGGATGCGCGGCGGGGACGGCGGCGGGCGGCACGGCGGGGAGCAGGGCCGCGCGTTCCTCGCGTCGCTGTCGAGGGGCTTCGGCCGCATCACCATgttcggcgtcggcggcgggcccgcggcggcggacaggagaaggaagaagagcGGCGGCAGGAGCTCCCAGTGCTCCGACGGCAAGGCTCGCAGGCGGCACAAGGCGTCCTTCGCCTACGACTGA